One Triticum dicoccoides isolate Atlit2015 ecotype Zavitan chromosome 5B, WEW_v2.0, whole genome shotgun sequence genomic window carries:
- the LOC119312450 gene encoding 60S ribosomal protein L24-like — protein sequence MVLKTELCRFSGAKIYPGKGIRFIRSDSQVFLFSNSKCKSYFHNRLKPAKLAWTAMYRKQHKKDIHAEAAKKRRRTTKRPYSRSIVGASLEVIQKKRAEKPEVRDAAREAALREIKERIKKTKDEKKAKKVEVTKSQKTAGRGNAPKPGKAPKLGGGGGKR from the exons ATGGTTCTCAA GACAGAGCTCTGCCGTTTCAGTGGTGCCAAGATATACCCAGGGAAGGGGATCAGATTCATCCGCTCAGACTCTCAA GTCTTCCTTTTCTCCAACTCAAAGTGCAAGAGCTACTTCCACAACCGTCTCAAGCCAGCTAAGCTTGCATGGACGGCCATGTACAGGAAGCAGCACAAGAAG GATATTCATGCTGAGGCTGCAAAGAAGAGGCGCCGCACCACCAAGAGGCCGTATTCCAGGTCAATTGTAGGTGCTTCCCTTGAAGTTATCCAGAAGAAGAGAGCTGAGAAGCCGGAGGTCCGTGATGCAGCCAGGGAAGCAGCTCTGCG TGAGATCAAGGAGCGCATTAAGAAGACCAAGGATGAGAAGAAAGCTAAGAAGGTGGAGGTGACGAAATCCCAGAAGACCGCCGGCAGAGGCAATGCCCCCAAACCCGGGAaggcccccaagcttggcggtggtGGTGGGAAGCGCTAG